From the genome of Salvia splendens isolate huo1 chromosome 7, SspV2, whole genome shotgun sequence:
TTCAAGCTCCTTACGTGACGCTTTCAATTTATGCGCGCATTCTGGATTGCCCTGTTAGTGTGTTCATCTTCTTGTTTTgttgtttgatttgatttgtcgCTGCAATCAATATTAGCCCCAATTGAAAATTTAGCGTGGGTTTGATCAGAATTTATGAACTAATTTGATTTCCCCCAATTTGATGAAGCCCTAGCAACTTCGATTATTATTGATTTTCAGCCAATTTTGACTTTGTCAGTTGTATGAAGCTGATAATAGCCTATATCTTTGCGACGATTGCAATCTGAATGTGTTTTATGCATGCGATCACTTGTAAGAAATTTAATGCTGTAAAATTGCTTTAGCTTGTTTGGTGTGGGAACTGAAATTCTGGATAAAAGAACTCGATTTTTTTGTGATGCTGCTTAGATTAACTAAGAAATTAAACCTAATGCTGTTTGTTTCATCCTGTTCATTTTATGTGTCTTTGCACTCTGTATGTGTTTGTGCTTGTAATCATTCTTCTGGAAAATGCATAGtaaaaaatgtgtttttttgtgcATGATTTGGGTTATTGATGACCTTAGTTTTCTTGAAGAGCTTgctttttggaaattttggggTGTCCTTTCTCTCTCAGGAGCCCCTTGTTGTTTTGGGGTGTCATTTTCACAATCAAGTGATCTTGCAGCTCCGACTGCTCCGTTAACTGTTTTTACTGTGTATCTCTTCTATACAGGTGCTGAAGAGTTAGTTTatgaatttatgtatatgtattatttaataagaaaagaaatgagacttctTAGCAAACAAATTAACTATCAGTTTATCTGTACTTTTGAATGTTTATATGATGATCTATGTTTGATTGGTAATGCCTTCAAGCTTGCACATTCTTTTAAGTATTTTCAGAATCTTCATCCACTCGCTTCTCTTACTCATCCTTTTTCTCACACTATTGGGATTTGCTTTACAGGTATTCGTGTCTGGCTTGGAATTGTGTGGTTTGAACGTTACTTGATTAATCTTTGTTTGATTCCCTTGTTGTGGTCTTTGGCTCTAGTTGGGGATAGAATTTCATGCTACAAAGCACATATTTATTGGTCTAAGATAAATATGAATTTACAGACACACCATACAGGGCAGATCTCAGGCCAGATACCCAACCAAGCTGGTACTATGTTGCCTGGGCTACCACAGCAAAATGGGAACCTTATGCTCAGCCAAATGCAGAATTCTAATTTTCATAGAAATGTTCCCAATATGGATCCAGAAACTATTAAAAGACGCAAATACATGCAAGAAAAAATGTAAGGATATTGTTCATCAAGTAAATAGCAAATTTCCGTGGATATATATGTTCAGTTACATCTTTTATAATTCTTATGATGTGTTTACTTGTATTTGATTTCTTGAAAATACAATACATGCAACTGACTGCTTGGAGGACCATCAAGCATCAACAAGTTGAAGTGTGTTTTGCATAGTATGCTTAGTTTGTCAGACATTTGATTCTTACATGGATTACGAAAATAGAGCTGTTCTATTTCTTGATTTGATGATTAGATTCAAATTGAATCATTCAATGACTTTTGATCCTGATAGTGATATGTGGATCAGTAAAAGTCATCGTTCTTGAAAGTTATTTAGGAAGCTTTGCTAGGCAGCAGATATTTGTTGCTTTATCTGTCTCAATAATTTCTGGCCGAGTTTAATTTTCTgcttatattttacatttaatatgACACCTGCCAATTGGGTTGGTTGATAGCATTGTTACATCCACCAGCTCTAAAAATTTGTGGCATCACGTGACATCAATGAAATGATATGCTTTTGCTTATCTGCTATTCTGGTTGGATTATTTCTACTTGTGCTATTTTTTGGGTTTCTGGGTTTTGTGTAGGAATAGGTGAAAGTTAATTCTAAGTTCTGAAAAAATGCTATAAGAATTGCTTGCTTGATAAATGATGCTAAAAGTTTAGTCTCTTTGTTCTGCAGCTGGAATTTTCTAATGCAGCGGCGACAGCAATCTCCTGAGGTTCCCAACAGGAGAATGGTTGATTTAGTGAAACGTCTAGAAGATGGTTTATTCAGAAATGCCATGACAATGGTGTGTTACTTTTTATTCCACTTCATCATGCAATCATCCTCCTTGTGTAGCTAATCTTTTTGTGCAGAACATTGTATATAAATTTTCATGTTGACATTAtagttatatataaatttttaagaACCTTAAATATGTATTTGTATGTGTGTTGGAAAATTGTTAGCATAGCTACTTATATGATTGGTTACTTTTCATAAGTCCTTCTGCATTTCTATATCTTATTATGTCATCTATGTCAGGAGGAGTACCTAAACCTGGACACTTTGGAAAGGCGTTTGCTTATTCTGATTAAGCGCTTCCCTACAAGTAATCGCAATCAGCAATTGTCACAAGCCAATTCTTCCCCTTCCGTCGGTACAATGATACCCACACCCGGGTTTCAACAAACTGGGAACTCAAGCTTCGCTGGAACTTCATTAGTGGATAATTCTTTTGTGAACAGTAGTTCCAACTCAATTGCATCGTCCACCGTTAATCCGGGAAGCTTTTTTCCAACTCAAAATGGGTCTTCTGGAATTGTGCATGGTAGCTCATTTAGTTCATCAGATGTTTATTAGCTTTTTCATCCACATAGGACATCTGGTTGTCTTTTCACTCATCTAAAGGAATAATTTTCTGCAGGAGCTTTGACTGGTGGATATCAGCAGTCATCTAATGCTTTCATGGTCAATCATGGGGGAAATAACATGATGATGTCCATGGGTGCGCAAAGAATGACAAGTCAAATGATCCCAACTACTGGAATTAATAACTCCAATTCTAATAATATGATTGCTAACACTAGCAATAACAAGTCATTGAAAATTGAATCATCAGATGTTGGAGCACATTCTGATGTTGACTCTACAACTGCATCACAGCCTACTTTGCAAAAGCAGCATGTTGGTAGTCAAAATTCTCGTGTTTTACACAATATTGGGGGGCAAATGGGTAGTGGAGGCAGTTCTATGTTGCAGCAGAAAAACTTTGGAATAACTCATGGGCCCCTAAGTGGAGGGTTTGGAATGATGGGAAAGAATATGCCTGTCATGAATAGCCCTGGAACCACTGAGGGACATTTATCTGGAACTATACGTGGAAATTCCACCAAGCCCTTGTCTCAGCATCTTGACCAGCTTCAACAAAGACCAGTAACACAAGGTACTTTATTCGATCTACACCACTATAGCCATGCTTATGTGTCTGTACGTGTTTTCCCATATCCTTAATGTAATGAGAGTTAGTTGAGGATTCCCCTGAAACTTCTTGTTTGTATTCCTTTTGACACTATTCTGTTTGACAGGTGATGCCTACGGAATTGGTGCTACTGGGTCTGGAAACATGTACATTCCTGCAACAACTGTTGGGTCCACGATCAGCAACCCGAGCTTGAATTCCATATCCATGCAATCAATGCACACGGCAGATTCTCATTTGATGACCAATAACCAGTCAAATGTATGTTCTTCTCAACAGGCAACTGTGGATCCTCACTCAATAGATCAATCACAAAAGGTGAATTTTCAATCTCAGTACCCAGTGAAAGAAAATCTTGTGCAACCTCACCAACAGCAGCTGCTTCAACAGCCATCCCAGCAGTTTCAGCAGCAAAAACCTTCTCAGAATCAATTGCAACAAAAAAGGCAAATGCCGAACCAGTATTTGATGAGAAATGATTCTTTCGGTCAGTCCCATCTATCGCCCAGTATAATATTTGAGGTGAAGCAGGAGATTGGAACAGAGCATTATAATGAAGATATACAGTCAAAAGTCACCCACTCCTTCCATTCTGATATGCAGAACCAGTTCCAGTCAAATTCTGTAGACAGCCATCCAGGAGCTGCTCAGCCTTTTTCTCATTCATCTGTGCCGCATGATGCCCCATCCTTGCATCCGCTGCAATTTGTGTGTAAAACTAGTGATTTTACTAGTCCTTGTGGTGGTGTTCAACCAGATGCAGCTTTGGGCAGTCAGCGGTATTCTAAGCCTCCAGATGTGGATGCATCAGGAAGACTCCCAATTGATCAGACtattcaaaatgaaaaatatcagAGAGTAATGAGGCAAGATGGAGCTCAACTAAATAATTTATCCTCAGAAGAATCTGTTATTGACCACTCTGTAAATTCTAGATCAACAGAACCGGTGAACACAAGTGACCCAGCATCTCAAACTTATAGCGTTATTCGCGAAAAACAGTTCAAGAACCAACAGAGGTGGCTGTTGTTTTTGCGGCATGCTCGTCGATGTCATTTCCTAGAAGGTAAATGCCCAGAGCCTAACTGCTTAACTGCTCAGAAGCTGTTGAAGCATATTGGAAGTTGCAACAATTTCGATTGTTCATACCCTCGTTGCCGTGTTACATGGGATTTAGTCAATCATCATAGGCGCTGTCAGGATACAAATTGCCCTGTATGTATCCCTGTTAAGAATTTTATGCAGACTCACTTCAAGGCATTTGCTCGTTCTAATTTGAGGTCTGGGTTGCCTACGGTAGTCAATGAATCTTCAAATGCCCATGATATTGCTGGAACTTTGGGAAGGTCTACTCCAAAGATGGACCCAGTGATGGCTGAAACTCCTGAAGATCTACAACCTCCTATTAAACGCGTGAAAGTCGAGCAAAGCTTGCAGTCTCTTGTCACTGTAAGTGATGGTCATATCCATGATGTACAGCATAGTGAAAAGGATCACGATTACCATATTCCAGTAAAACCTGAAATTAGTGATCTGAAAGTAGTGGAGAAAGCTCCTGTAAACGTTGCACAGGAATGTCCCAATATTGGGATAACAAAGGATAACGTGGATGATGCCTACATACAAACTCTGAAAGGTGATGGTGCCACACTTAGAGATTCTGTTGGATGTGGTGCTCAGCAGCCCATGAAGACAGAAAAGGATACAATGCAAGCTAAGCTGGAAAACACTTCATTACCTCCTGAGGGTTCATCCAAGTCCGGGAAGCCAAAAATAAAGGGAGTATCAATGATTGAATTATTCACCCCTGAAATGGTCCGCCAACATATTATGGGTCTCCGGCAGTGGGTAGGACAGGTCAGCCTTGTTCATTTTCTCAATGATGCTTACTGTATTTCTTTTGAAGGCTTGCCCAGTGTTACTTTTAGACATTTGAAAAATCTTATGAAATTTCATCACTATTGTAATCTTTAAATTTGCTTTCAGTTATCTAATCACACAGTTAGGAAATCATTTGTGTTCTTTTGCTTTAGTTTGTTGTATTTGATATAGACTAAGATTACTTCAGTGACCTGACTTTGTTGCTCTGAGACTTTGATGATTTCTTAGCCTTGGCAAGCTTGCAAAGATACCTTAAACAGCTGGAGGCAACTTTATCTGTTTGCTCGCCTTTTTGTTAATAACAATGCTTGGCTTTTTTGATAACTATTCTAGATGGGGATCCTTAAATTCATTCTTCAATATTAAAGTTGATTTGTTATGAGGCCATCcttttttgatttgtttttcttcttaGATATTTCTTTGCTTCATATCCCATGTTTGTATTTGGAAGAGGGATGGGATAAAAACTTGTCATTTTGCTGGATTAGATCTCACACAGTTATGCCTTCACCTTCCTTCCTAATGAACTCTTCAAATGTGTCATTCACCTTCCTCTATGAAATTTGTAATTACTCTTTTTGATTCGCAGAGCAAAGCaaaggcagaaagaaatcaggCAATGGAGCATTCAATGAGTGAAAATTCTTGTCAGCTCTGTGCAGTTGAGAGGCTTAGCTTTGAACCTCCTCCTGTGTATTGTACTCTCTGTAGTATTCGCATTAAAAGAAATGGAATGTATTACTCCTTCGGGTCTGGGGAAACCCGTTATTGCTTCTGCAATCACTGCTATAACAGTTCACATGGAGACACCATTGCAGTAGATGGCACGACTATTCCAAAGGGAAGGgtggagaaaaagaaaaatgacgaGGAAACTGAAGAATGGGTAATGCCTTTTTTACTTTCGGTGTTGTTCTATTTTGATACgtaagaatattagtattctgtcccacatcggtaatgtgacatagcctagcttagtctcttgtactatatatatgtggcctgtgttgagtaataaaatacaccaaatacactactacattctctactatgtctatttacttttcagcttatatctatattttactgttctacatACACTAAGTATTTGTTTCTTGCAGTGGGTTCAATGTGACAAGTGTGAAGCTTGGCAGCATCAAATCTGCGCATTGTTTAATGGTAGAAGGAATAATGGTGGAGAAGCGGAGTATACTTGTCCAAATTGTTATATGGCAGAAGTTGAAATGGGAGAACGTGCACCATTGCCACAGAGTGCTGTTCTCGGTGCAAAAGATTTGCCTAGATCACAGCTAAGCGATCACTTGGAGCAGCGTTTAATTGTAGAATTGAAGCGAGAGAGGCTGGACAGAGCTAGGCATCAAGGCAAAAGTTATGATGAGGTGATTAGCTTTTACTTTTGTGCAGCGTGGGATGTATTgtttgctctctctctctctctcacacacaaatATATTATCAAGAATGTGGTTTATATTGCGAAGTGGTTTCTGCATTTATTAGCTTTTTGTTGAGTGCTCACTGTCTGTGTCACAATTAAAGCCCCTGGAATTATTTAAAGTAAATCTGTGAACTTTGGCTAAATTGTCCAGGTCCCAGGAGCAGAAGAGCTTGTTGTAAGAGTGGTATCATCAGTGGACAAAAAGTTGGATGTCAAGCCTCGCTTCCTGGAGATTTTTCAAGAGGAAAACTATCCAACAGAGTATCCTTATAAATCTAAGGTCATCCTTACtgcttttaattttttctatataaGCTCTATCAAAATATTGTCAGTATGAATCTAATCTAACCTCTGTGCTTATAGAAGTCAAATGATATTGAACACTACGAGTTGCATTAAGCAATTCAATGATAAAAATGGATATGAAGATGATCTATATGTTAACCTTATAATGAGTGGAAATattcaatgatttttttttgccaTTATGTGAGACTCGGAACTTATAGTGGCGAAATCTGGTGGTTgctattttttcctttttttgggtGGGGAGAGCAGATTGAGATGTAAGTGGAGATTTGTTTCTTGATATGCGTCCTTACTTAGTGCCTTGTTTGTTTGCAAATAGTGGAAGCCAAGTTAAGCAAGGTGTTTCAATTGCTATTGCAAATTTGCTGCTCCATCAATTTGCTGTAACTGTATTTTATATGCTACAGGCGGTACTGTTATTTCAGAGAATTGAGGGAGTTGAAGTATGCTTGTTTGGCATGTATGTTCAAGAATTTGGATCTGAATGCCAGCAGCCCAACAATCGAAGAGTCTACATCTCTTACCTGGACTCTGTTAAGTATTTTAGACCAGAAGTCAAAACAGTCTCAGGAGAGGCTCTAAGGACATTTGTGTACCATGAAATTTTGGCAAGTTATCATAATATTCTATTTCCCTTACAGTTGATGGATTTACAAAAAGAATGTTACGATTGTATTCTTAGTATTTGATATATATTTCTAATTCAGATTGGATATCTGGACTACTGCAAAATGCGTGGTTTTACAAGCTGCTACATCTGGGCATGCCCTCCCCTGAAGGGTGAGGACTACATTTTGTATTGTCACCCAGAAATTCAAAAGACGCCCAAATCTGATAAACTTCGAGAGTGGTAGGTACCATTACTTTCTAAATGTGAGCGCTAATGCACAGCAGTGTTTCACCGTTCTCTCTTTCAGGTACTTGGCCATGCTACGAAAAGCCACAAGGGAAAACATTGTCGTGGAGCTTACTAATATGTATGAACATTTCTTTGTTTCAACTGGTGAATGTAAAGCAAAGGTAACTGCATCTCGGTTGCCATACTTTGATGGAGATTATTGGCCTGGTGCTGCGGAGGACTTCATCTATCAATTTCAACAAGAAGAAGATGGGAGAAAACATTCTAAGAAGGGAGCTTTGAAAAAGAGCATCACAAAAAGAGCTTTAAGGGCATCTGGACAAACTGATCTTTCTAGCAATGCATTAAAGGATCTGATGTTAATGCATAAGGTAAGATCTTTGTCATAATTTTGCTTTGACTGTTTCCTTTTTGTACTTACAACAAGACTGAGCAATTACTGCTTCTATTTTCTTTTAGTGTTACTAAAAGAACTTCTTTGTTTCCCTAGCTTGGTGACTCCATAACTCAATGTAAGGAGGATTTCATCATGGTTCACTTACAGCATTCATGTTCTCATTGCTGCATCCTAATCTTTTCTGGAAAGCGGTGGGTCTGCAAGCAGTGCAAAAAGTTTCATCTTTGTGACAAGTAAGGATTCTATTCACTTCCTGCCTCAGTTCTCACAAATCTTCTTGTGATTCCATTTCCAAGCTATGGTATTTACTCTTTAATATCCTTGAGATAGGTCTCACCAATTAGATACTTGCGTTTGCTAcataatcattgttgacataccAACCTATATTGGCAAATTTGATAGAGTTATCCAATTTTTTGTCCGTTGCATCCTGGAATTCCATCATGATGCATGTTATATCTGTAGAGCATTGTAGTAATCCCCTCTTTTCTATTCTTATAGGTGCTATGATGCTGAGCGGAAACGTGATGATAGGGAGAGGCATCCTGTAAACTACAAGGATGTCCACGCACTTTATCCTGTACGTCTGTAGGATCAAAATTTGTGCCTTAAGAATTTTTCTGATTAAATGAATTTAAGCTTAGCATTTGGACTAAGAAATTTACGAATCTGCAGGTTGACGTTGCTGAAGTCCCCGATGATACTAAAGATAATGAGAATCTTGAAAGTGAGTTTTTTGACACAAGGCAAGCATTTCTCAGTCTTTGTCAAGGAAACTATTATCAGTATGATACTCTTCGCCGAGCTAAGCATTCTTCTATGATGGTCTTGTATCATCTGCACAATCCGACTGCCCCTGCTTTTGTCATAACATGCACAAAATGCAACCTTGATATTGAGAGTGGGCAAGGTTGGCGCTGTGAGACATGCCCCGAATATGATATATGCAATGCTTGCTATCAGAAGGATGGAGGAAAGGATCATCCTCATAAATTAACTAAAAATCAGTCCATCGACCCCAATGCACAAAACAAAGAAGCCAAGCAATTACGACTCTCACAGGTAAATTTATCACATACAATGCACCACCCACCGCTGTTGTATTCTAGTGCCTGGCTCGTGACATGGATTTCTTGGACTTGCTTTGCAGGTGAGGAAAATGCTCGATCTCCTGGTGCACGCTTCTCAGTGCCGGTCAACCCTTTGCCGGTATCCAAACTGTCGCAAGGTCAAGGGACTTTTCCGGCATGGCATCCTGTGCAAAAGGCGCGCGGCAGGCGGCTGTCATATGTGTACTAAAATGTGGCAGCTTCTCCAGCTTCACGCCCGAGCATGCAAAGAATCTGACTGCAATGTACCACGTTGCAGGTTTGTTCACAAAACTCCTCGTATCAACATTATACTCCTCTCTCTTGTCATCATAAACACACGCATATGAATCCTCTCATGCTCAATGCAGGGACTTGAGGGAACACCTGAGAAGGCTGCAGCACCAAGCAGATTCACGACGAAGGGCTGCTGTAATGGAAATGATGAGGCAACGTGCAGCAGAGGTCGCAGGCAGTTCTTGATCACCCAAGCTGTATATAGCAATAGCGAGCCAGAAAATTCGCGAAACTAAATCTCTTTTTTTCGTCTCTGCTGCAAAGGAAACCCACAGGAGTTCAGGTTCACCTGTCAACGATATTTTTCATTCATACGTCGTCGTATGATCTAGTTTCTAGTATAATTTAGATGGGAAAAAGGGTGTACAGAAATCAGTCATGAttctttgtattttgtttaCTTAGCATTTCTCCCCTGTCATCATTCGATGGCCGAGTGTATCATAACTTTTACTTGCTTAGTTTTAATGGAGAAGCACATTTTTCCGTACGTTTTCATCTTTACTAGTACAAATAATGAAGTTGAATCaacaataataatttcatttaagaATCTAAAAGAAGATTAATTTTCAAAATGAAttctatatatgtatgtatatatacatatcatGATACAAACCTcgtactactactttatttgtTGTGTGTTGGGAGGAGTACTTCTTAGCTTACCACTTAAGTAAATTAGGAAGCAAAACAAATGTGAATTTCactacttttcttttttgtataaatttttGCTTCTGTTGGGAGCAAGCACATGTTCTTCACAAACTAATCCATTTAAATTGCCCCCACATACACAAATTGTATTCACACACAATTCTCAATCTCAAAGATGAATCCAAGAACTATTTCTCTCATCAATCTCTACATTTTAGCCATTTCCACACCATTAGCCTTCACCAATTGCATATCAAGCTATGGTAACACTTCTTTCCCACTATAGACGGAACTAGAAAATATTCTGAGAGTTCTGTTTTCTCAAAATTTGTCTTTTTCCATCAATGCACACACACATATAGAGGAAGAAAATGTTATGTTACATGCCTTATCTCAAAATTAACTAATTGTCTTCGATTTTTAAATTAACGATGTTAATAATGATTTTAATGTCgtttctatttatatatatctatttttttttctaaattcaaTTTAACTAATATTTCAATCGATATTTTTTTCTAGATCCGCAAAGCATAGATGCCTCAATCAAGAATGCAGCTACAACACAAAGTGCTCAACTCCAACCTACTTCACCATATCAAACTCCTCAAAACTACCCTCCATTGTGCTCGTATCCACCGCCGTCATCGTCGTCGTCGACCACCCTCCCGCCACCCGTGCGGCCCCCAACTCCGCCGTCCCTAACACCTCCGTCGCCCTCCGCGAAACCCGGCCACGGGGCGTGGTGCGTGGCGAAGCCCTCGGTGCCCGTCCCGACGATCCAGCAGGCGTTGGACTACGCCTGCGGGTCGGGGGCGGACTGCAGGCCGACGCAGCCAGGCGGCGCGTGCTCCCAACCGGACACCGTGGTTGCGCATGCTTCATTTGCTTTCAATAGTTATTGGCAAAAGACTAAATCTAGTGGTGGAACTTGTGACTTTGGAGGCTCGGCTATGATTGTCAATGTTGATCCaagtaagttttttttttcttaattttaaataatgtcGAAATTAAACAACACAATATTTGCTACCGTTTGCAATTTGGTTATACAATATATATCAcaatcaataattttttttctatttttcatccgtccacaaaaattAATTGCTTTAATTCCTATTTTTTTCATCttaaactaaaaacatttcaattatttacctatggtattttattaattttatgttaaaactcgtgtcatgtACTATCAAGATTAATTAGTAATAGACGGAGAGAATAgttattaaaatatgttaattacgATATGCTTAATATAGTGATAAGGTATATAGTAGGAATCTCAATCtcaaaacaaattgaaaaaaggaaagaaagatAAGAGGTAAACGATGCTTAAACACATGTataaagaataaataaagaATTTTATGCTTTGTGTGTGAGTTAAAGTTACATATAAACgatcatattttaattaatctaCTAAGCATTAAGGTACCTAAAATTTTATTTGGGATACATTTTAGAGCATTTCGAAATTTAGATACCAAAGTatcaaaattgattaaatagCATACAGTAAATATTAATGATAATGTAgaatatatatttgatttttcaGCCTATCTATAAATAGAAACATAAATTATTGTATAAACTGGGCtaccaattaaaaaaatagaaggCCCAATAAGAGTGAATCCAatttgggcccaatatgaattTACTTTGGGTCCCAATAGGATTGATTGCCAAATCATCTTTTACAAACTGCAGCTGGATGAGTTATTAAGAGTGCGTTGGATGAGCCCAATATCATAATAAATTAACCTtttcatataaaattataaaattgtcAGAAGCAAATGTTAAATCCCATGCAATAAAAAAGTTCGAGTCGAAAAGGTTTATCATAGTTAAAATAAGTAAATTCAGCTCTCGATGATGAAAATTTCACATTTTGTGCAGGTTATGATCAGTGCCATTTCCTCTCCACCTGAAGTCCCAAGGCACAATAAAAGAATTATATTGTTGTATGCAATTAAAGAAATGCACATTTGATTAAGCTCTACAATAATTTGTAGTTTAGGTACAAGGATTTATGTTTTTTCTAGttttataatactccatatctTTTCCCAAAAAGCTCTATGCTActccataattttatttatttgaatcgAATTATATGTTAATAAGTGTTTTATATCGTTATATAAAAATCCACAATTACTCCATCCGTGagctccgtccgccattagtaGTCCCATTTAtgggcggcacgagttttaagaaatgttaagaaaaatgggtgaaaaaaaagttagtggaataggggttCCACTTgtatgtattagttttaaatgaaatgtgagtgaaatgagttagtggaagttGGGACCATAgaattaccatttatggtaaatgtgaaccgggactcctattcgcgaacagactaaaatggaaaaacgagactcctattcgcagacagATGGAGTAATTATATAATGATTAAAAGAATACAGTAAAATCTCTATATATTTATAATCTGGAACCATGGATTTTTATCAAGTTTATATAGAACGTTATCTCAATTTTAGCAATTCTAGTTTTAGATAGAGTTAGTGTGACATAATGTTTTAAAGTGTATTCATTGCATTTATTATAACAAATTAGCAAGGGTTCGTAACTTTTTTATTCCAAAAATAGAGAAGAAATCATACTTACAATACATATTAGCAAGGTGTTTTAATATTTAAGAAGTactactattaaaaaaatagtgagAGACATCTCTTcaaaattattactccatttaaTTTATCATCGTATtgaaacataaatatttttaattaagtgGACCCATCAAAATAGGagaaaattcataattttagaaaaaaatattaattaatttacaaaaGTCTCACTATAATCGATTTTTCCCAGCTGCCGACAAGTCGAAACAAATCTGGATTTTATGTAAGTTGGCAAAGGTTTGTGGTACAATTCATTGAGTGAGATGTTACATTGAAAATATTGTACACTATTTTGTCCTTTAAGTAAATGATTGAGAACCAATTAAAAGTTAGTAAACAAAACTTGTTTTTATTTGCATGAATGGGCAAGTCACGGGTGAAATA
Proteins encoded in this window:
- the LOC121740785 gene encoding histone acetyltransferase HAC1-like isoform X2 translates to MHSKKCVFLCMIWVIDDLSFLEELAFWKFWGVLSLSGAPCCFGVSFSQSSDLAAPTAPLTVFTVYLFYTGAEELVYEFMYMYYLIRKEMRLLSKQINYQFICTFECLYDDLCLIGNAFKLAHSFKYFQNLHPLASLTHPFSHTIGICFTGQISGQIPNQAGTMLPGLPQQNGNLMLSQMQNSNFHRNVPNMDPETIKRRKYMQEKIWNFLMQRRQQSPEVPNRRMVDLVKRLEDGLFRNAMTMEEYLNLDTLERRLLILIKRFPTSNRNQQLSQANSSPSVGTMIPTPGFQQTGNSSFAGTSLVDNSFVNSSSNSIASSTVNPGSFFPTQNGSSGIVHGALTGGYQQSSNAFMVNHGGNNMMMSMGAQRMTSQMIPTTGINNSNSNNMIANTSNNKSLKIESSDVGAHSDVDSTTASQPTLQKQHVGSQNSRVLHNIGGQMGSGGSSMLQQKNFGITHGPLSGGFGMMGKNMPVMNSPGTTEGHLSGTIRGNSTKPLSQHLDQLQQRPVTQGDAYGIGATGSGNMYIPATTVGSTISNPSLNSISMQSMHTADSHLMTNNQSNVCSSQQATVDPHSIDQSQKPSQQFQQQKPSQNQLQQKRQMPNQYLMRNDSFGQSHLSPSIIFEVKQEIGTEHYNEDIQSKVTHSFHSDMQNQFQSNSVDSHPGAAQPFSHSSVPHDAPSLHPLQFVCKTSDFTSPCGGVQPDAALGSQRYSKPPDVDASGRLPIDQTIQNEKYQRVMRQDGAQLNNLSSEESVIDHSVNSRSTEPVNTSDPASQTYSVIREKQFKNQQRWLLFLRHARRCHFLEGKCPEPNCLTAQKLLKHIGSCNNFDCSYPRCRVTWDLVNHHRRCQDTNCPVCIPVKNFMQTHFKAFARSNLRSGLPTVVNESSNAHDIAGTLGRSTPKMDPVMAETPEDLQPPIKRVKVEQSLQSLVTVSDGHIHDVQHSEKDHDYHIPVKPEISDLKVVEKAPVNVAQECPNIGITKDNVDDAYIQTLKGDGATLRDSVGCGAQQPMKTEKDTMQAKLENTSLPPEGSSKSGKPKIKGVSMIELFTPEMVRQHIMGLRQWVGQSKAKAERNQAMEHSMSENSCQLCAVERLSFEPPPVYCTLCSIRIKRNGMYYSFGSGETRYCFCNHCYNSSHGDTIAVDGTTIPKGRVEKKKNDEETEEWWVQCDKCEAWQHQICALFNGRRNNGGEAEYTCPNCYMAEVEMGERAPLPQSAVLGAKDLPRSQLSDHLEQRLIVELKRERLDRARHQGKSYDEVPGAEELVVRVVSSVDKKLDVKPRFLEIFQEENYPTEYPYKSKAVLLFQRIEGVEVCLFGMYVQEFGSECQQPNNRRVYISYLDSVKYFRPEVKTVSGEALRTFVYHEILIGYLDYCKMRGFTSCYIWACPPLKGEDYILYCHPEIQKTPKSDKLREWYLAMLRKATRENIVVELTNMYEHFFVSTGECKAKVTASRLPYFDGDYWPGAAEDFIYQFQQEEDGRKHSKKGALKKSITKRALRASGQTDLSSNALKDLMLMHKLGDSITQCKEDFIMVHLQHSCSHCCILIFSGKRWVCKQCKKFHLCDKCYDAERKRDDRERHPVNYKDVHALYPVDVAEVPDDTKDNENLESEFFDTRQAFLSLCQGNYYQYDTLRRAKHSSMMVLYHLHNPTAPAFVITCTKCNLDIESGQGWRCETCPEYDICNACYQKDGGKDHPHKLTKNQSIDPNAQNKEAKQLRLSQVRKMLDLLVHASQCRSTLCRYPNCRKVKGLFRHGILCKRRAAGGCHMCTKMWQLLQLHARACKESDCNVPRCRDLREHLRRLQHQADSRRRAAVMEMMRQRAAEVAGSS